The Parashewanella spongiae genome has a window encoding:
- a CDS encoding M16 family metallopeptidase encodes MVNRWMLLGILLPAFMVQAEQCELSKQSLPLYELEQKISTRKLTNGLIVRSLDLTDNNTISIASQFSVGSRNELQGQTGYAHLFEHLLFEGSEHAPGDVFEQKMDEIGARKNASTHFDWTNYYSQFPSYALELILFLDADRFISPSLTTDTINIQKQAVLQERVMRLESQPYFEPAMDFLLGKIKDTPYGHSVIGSRKDIKNATRAQLIAFHQKFYRPDNMQLSIVGKLPKQTRKWVDKYFGDWKKPNSLLESEVEFDINLEQIKGELVDPKGPWPASLLLWNTVGYNHPDAAAVRLLQAHLFSDKASLFSINNQYDPDFMIYFPLAQALASHGVAGLVISPRARASLDELVTEILQLTESVKRNGMSQQRLCYLKQLELNRMVGNITDDLFLAKRLSATSRLDFQHPITAPWERTNVVTVADIQRVANKYFQPNHQIRLDLLPPWYIRWAKQLLEWLPKGTADSIEEEAL; translated from the coding sequence ATGGTTAATCGATGGATGTTATTAGGCATATTACTACCAGCTTTCATGGTGCAAGCTGAGCAATGTGAGCTGTCAAAACAAAGCTTGCCGCTTTACGAATTGGAACAAAAAATTTCAACCCGAAAATTAACTAATGGGCTAATTGTACGTTCCCTTGACCTTACTGATAACAATACTATCTCAATTGCTAGTCAATTTAGCGTCGGTTCACGTAACGAACTGCAAGGCCAAACTGGTTATGCGCATCTTTTTGAACATTTGCTTTTTGAGGGCAGTGAACATGCCCCAGGAGATGTATTTGAACAAAAAATGGATGAGATTGGTGCCAGAAAAAACGCTTCTACACATTTTGATTGGACGAACTATTACAGCCAGTTTCCAAGCTATGCTTTAGAGCTAATATTATTTCTTGATGCCGACCGATTTATTTCGCCAAGCCTGACGACTGATACTATAAACATTCAAAAACAAGCCGTACTCCAAGAGAGAGTTATGCGATTGGAATCTCAGCCTTATTTCGAACCTGCAATGGATTTTTTACTGGGTAAGATAAAAGATACTCCTTACGGTCATAGCGTTATAGGTAGCCGTAAAGACATAAAAAATGCAACACGTGCGCAGCTCATAGCCTTCCATCAAAAATTTTATCGGCCAGATAATATGCAGCTCAGCATAGTAGGCAAGTTGCCAAAGCAAACCCGTAAATGGGTTGATAAATATTTTGGTGACTGGAAAAAACCAAATTCTCTATTAGAAAGCGAAGTTGAATTTGATATCAATCTTGAACAAATAAAAGGTGAACTTGTTGATCCTAAAGGGCCTTGGCCTGCAAGTTTACTGCTTTGGAATACTGTTGGTTATAACCATCCTGATGCTGCAGCAGTCCGATTACTGCAAGCACATTTATTTTCAGATAAGGCGAGTTTGTTTTCAATAAATAACCAATATGATCCTGATTTTATGATTTATTTCCCACTCGCTCAGGCGCTGGCCTCCCATGGTGTTGCAGGTCTGGTTATATCTCCAAGAGCTAGAGCTTCTTTGGATGAACTTGTTACAGAAATATTGCAACTAACCGAAAGCGTTAAAAGAAACGGGATGAGCCAGCAGCGGCTTTGTTATTTAAAACAGCTTGAGTTAAATCGAATGGTTGGAAATATAACAGATGACTTATTTTTAGCTAAAAGGCTATCCGCAACAAGTAGACTAGACTTTCAGCATCCCATTACCGCACCATGGGAACGGACGAATGTAGTCACTGTCGCAGATATTCAACGAGTCGCTAATAAATATTTTCAACCCAATCACCAAATTCGTCTCGATCTTTTGCCGCCTTGGTACATTCGTTGGGCTAAGCAATTATTGGAGTGGCTACCTAAAGGCACAGCAGACTCAATCGAGGAGGAAGCAT